A genomic segment from Fusarium fujikuroi IMI 58289 draft genome, chromosome FFUJ_chr04 encodes:
- a CDS encoding related to SYG1 protein, which translates to MKFAKELEREAVPEWRIKYLNYKQGKKHIKAVGRALARANGTPRGLGQLRTGTYASPATPRQPFTRENTAFNSATIPSVAAVAPPRSIPTPRSRAAENESLTDSGDNRHYGSFVNTPPEPSPLAGETKHAEFQLPAPALKVHDHESDLPGSPATVGPSEAMRRNIQRMDPRRTSSASVVSTIASPDVNNSTKKPSESGAQDSPSHLRRLFTHQSTAKSDRRVDINMQNFDLVKEREREFFDFLDSELEKVESFYKMKEEQAGQRLDILRVQLHEMRNRRIQEMADERAREENPQKRGTHDSANGKLNGIMDPIKSKIFPIGPNTKALQKMNTTPNINGGVVGDAERDYIRRPTHHEVSYRTAKRKLKLALQEFYRGLELLKSYAMLNRTAFRKLNKKYDKAVNARPPYRYLNEKVNQSWFVNSDVLEGHIRTVEDLYARYFERGNHKLAAGKLRSLNKKPEDQSIGMFQNGLLIGTGAVFAIQGLIYGAQLLYDDDDEVRVQTSYLMQIYGGYFLMLYLFSLFCIDCLIWNQNKVNYPFIFEFDQRHHLDWRELAQFPSFFFLALGLFMWVNFSRYGDPDMYIYYPVILIFFTIVVLFFPAPTLFYKSRRWFAYSHWRLLLAGLYPVEFRDFFLGDIYCSLTYATANIELFFCLYANYWQNPVQCNSSHSRALGFLTALPPIWRFLQCLRRYKDTRNVFPHLVNGGKYTATIIAAVMLSLYRIHDSNMHLALFITFSTINSVYCSFWDLFMDFSLLQPNSRHWCLRDILALKRRWLYYFIMVVDPILRFAWIFYAIFTHNTQHSTIVSFMVAFMEVTRRGMWTLFRVENEHCGNVSQYKASRDVPLPYRIEPLIARASMDSTVASHQPDDIVGVASLETPSRHGTAESTAISAGQAEEGLSRRRTGGVAPPPPPKRTFSRMLAEAHKQDFEKKRRPLEQTSEDPAAELGQSDDEDDADEAVSLLEMSEAEDLARAPSSSRYC; encoded by the exons ATGAAGTTcgccaaggagctcgagCGAGAAGCTGTGCCTG AATGGCGCATCAAGTACCTCAACTACAAACAAGGGAAGAAGCACATCAAAGCTGTCGGTAGAGCTCTTGCTCGTGCAAATGGAACACCTCGAGGCCTTGGGCAACTTCGCACTGGCACATATGCTTCGCCTGCAACACCGCGACAACCCTTTACAAGAGAGAACACGGCTTTCAATTCTGCGACGATTCCATCCGTAGCAGCTGTTGCCCCCCCGAGGTCGATCCCAACGCCGCGAAGCAGAGCCGCCGAAAACGAGTCCCTCACAGATTCAGGCGACAACCGACACTATGGAAGCTTTGTCAATACACCACCGGAGCCGTCGCCTTTGGCCGGTGAGACCAAACACGCCGAATTTCAATTACCTGCGCCTGCGCTGAAAGTTCATGATCATGAGAGCGACCTCCCCGGTTCGCCTGCTACTGTTGGGCCCTCCGAGGCGATGCGACGAAATATCCAGCGAATGGATCCTCGACGAACATCATCAGCCAGTGTCGTGTCGACAATTGCATCGCCAGACGTAAACAATTCGACCAAGAAACCATCAGAATCTGGCGCTCAGGATTCCCCTTCTCACCTCCGACGACTATTTACCCACCAATCAACAGCAAAAAGCGACCGCAGAGTCGATATCAACATGCAGAACTTTGACCTGGTTAAGGAAAGGGAGCGAGAGTTCTTTGATTTCCTCGATTCAGAACTTGAAAAGGTTGAGAGTTTCTacaagatgaaggaagaaCAGGCTGGTCAGAGGTTGGACATCCTGAGAGTACAACTTCACGAGATGCGCAACCGTCGAATTCAAGAGATGGCTGATGAGCGAGCCCGTGAGGAAAATCCTCAGAAAAGAGGAACCCATGATAGCGCCAATGGCAAGCTCAACGGGATCATGGATCCTATCAAGTCCAAGATATTCCCTATCGGACCCAACACGAAGGCATTGCAGAAGATGAACACAACACCCAATATCAATGGTGGCGTCGTAGGTGACGCTGAGAGAGATTACATCCGTCGCCCAACCCATCACGAGGTCTCATACCGCACAGCAAAGCGCAAGCTCAAACTCGCACTCCAAGAGTTTTATCGTGGGCTTGAATTACTCAAGTCATACGCAATGCTCAACCGCACGGCATTTcggaagctcaacaagaaatACGACAAGGCTGTCAATGCCCGACCTCCGTACCGTTATCTTAACGAAAAGGTCAACCAGTCATGGTTTGTCAACAGCGATGTACTCGAGGGACACATTCGTACGGTGGAAGACCTGTATGCTCGCTATTTCGAGCGCGGTAATCACAAGCTAGCCGCTGGCAAGCTGCGCAGTTTGAACAAGAAGCCTGAAGACCAGTCAATCGGCATGTTCCAGAATGGTCTGCTCATTGGCACTGGTGCTGTGTTCGCGATTCAGGGTCTCATTTACGGAGCACAGCTGTTgtacgatgacgatgacgaagtACGCGTGCAGACGAGCTATCTCATGCAGATCTATGGAGGCTATTTTCTCATGCTCTATCTGTTCTCGCTTTTCTGCATTGACTGTTTAATCTGGAACCAGAACAAAGTCAACTACCCCTTCATCTTTGAGTTCGACCAGCGGCATCATCTAGACTGGAGAGAGCTGGCCCAATTCCcaagtttcttcttcttggcactGGGCCTCTTCATGTGGGTGAATTTTAGTAGATATGGCGACCCGGACATGTACATCTACTATCCGGTCATCCTTATCTTCTTTACTATTGTTGTTTTATTCTTTCCTGCTCCTACGTTGTTCTATAAAAGCCGGCGCTGGTTTGCATATTCTCAT TGGCGTTTGCTCTTGGCTGGACTCTACCCTGTCGAGTTCCGTGATTTCTTCCTCGGAGATATTTACTGTTCACTTACATATGCTACTGCA AATATTGAACTATTCTTCTGTTTATATGCCAACTACTGGCAGAATCCGGTGCAGTGCAACTCTAGCCACTCACGGGCCCTTGGATTCTTAACTGCTCTTCCGCCCATTTGGCGATTCTTACAGTGCCTTCGTCGATATAAAGATACACGCAATGTCTTTCCTCATCTAGTCAACGGTGGCAAGTATACGGCGACTATAATTGCTGCTGTGATGCTGTCTTTGTACCGTATACATGATTCCAATATGCATCTTGCTTTGTTCATTACTTTTTCGACCATCAACAGTGTCTACTGCT CTTTCTGGGATCTTTTTATGGATttctcgcttcttcaacctAATTCGAGGCACTGGTGTCTCCGAGATATTCTTGCCCTTAAGCGACGATGGCTATACTACTTCATTATGGTGGTAGACCCTATTCTTCGGTTTGCCTGGATCTTCTATGCTATTTTCACCCACAACACCCAACACTCCACCATCGTCTCGTTCATGGTCGCCTTCATGGAAGTCACCCGTCGAGGCATGTGGACTCTCTTCCGCGTTGAGAACGAACACTGCGGAAACGTCTCTCAGTACAAGGCCTCTCGTGACGTGCCCCTCCCCTATAGAATCGAGCCTCTCATTGCTCGTGCAAGTATGGACAGCACCGTCGCCAGCCACCAACCAGATGACATCGTAGGTGTTGCCTCACTCGAAACACCCTCCCGCCATGGCACAGCCGAATCCACCGCCATCTCAGCCGgtcaagcagaagaaggcttgtCTCGACGCAGAACAGGAGGAGTGGCGCCCCCACCACCGCCAAAACGCACATTCTCACGCATGCTTGCCGAAGCGCACAAGCaggactttgagaagaagcgccGCCCTCTCGAACAGACCAGTGAGGACCCTGCTGCCGAGCTGGGACAatcagacgatgaagatgatgccgaCGAGGCTGTCAGTTTGCTGGAGATGTCGGAGGCTGAAGATTTAGCACGAGCACCTTCAAGTTCGAGATATTGTTGA
- a CDS encoding related to integral membrane protein — MSTLSDEGSLSQERQHVQDESDVAVPSSPLLEPRAKSPAGLRAKLGLGGVARRTLGFALLLLTVFLWTLYNFIASYMFSDQTYNKPFFIVYLNTSIFAISLIPKFFKYLRKHGIGGMTHDATQLWSDYKHGKINTKSLYQSEDEQATERLISQGYGSTETATSEEKLTFKETAVLSFEFCMLWFSANYFASACLEYTSVASVTILTSTSSVWTLIFCSLFGIERFSTAKILGVGASLAGVILISTVDLSGKSDEDRGSFPHKSPTQIAVGDSMALLSAVIYGLYVTVMKRKVPNEDKVDMQLFFGLVGVFNVVLLWPIFFILHWTGLEPFELPPSSTLWGIIIFNAVSSFISDISWALALLMTTPLVVTVGLSLTIPLSLIGEILQYQQYSSFTYWVGAAVVFVSFIVVSRESNDGEEPKRDDDLERSVGV, encoded by the exons ATGTCGACTTTATCAGATGAAGGATCGCTTTCGCAAGAGCGACAGCATGTACAAGATGAGAGCGATGTGGCAGTACCTTCGAGCCCGCTACTAGAGCCGAGAGCAAAATCACCAGCTGGGTTGAGGGCGAAACTGGGCTTGGGCGGTGTTGCGAGAAGAACCCTTGGCTTTGCGCTGTTATTGCTGACGGTGTTCCTATGGACATTATACAACTTCATCGCCAGT TACATGTTCTCTGATCAAACCTACAACAAGCCTTTCTTCATCGTTTACCTCAACACCTCGATATTCGCCATCTCCTTAATAcccaagttcttcaaatACCTACGGAAGCATGGAATCGGTGGAATGACACATGACGCGACGCAGTTATGGTCTGATTACAAGCATGGCAAAATAAATACGAAGTCACTCTATCAATCCGAGGACGAACAGGCAACCGAGCGCTTGATATCGCAAGGATACGGAAGCACCGAAACCGCAACCTCCGAAGAGAAGCTGACATTCAAAGAGACTGCCGTTTTGAGCTTCGAGTTCTGCATGCTATGGTTCTCAGCGAACTACTTTGCGTCAGCTTGTCTCGAATACACAAGCGTCGCGAGCGTTACGATCCTGACATCCACGAGTAGTGTCTGGACTCTTATCTTCTGTTCCCTATTCGGAATCGAGCGGTTCTCAACGGCCAAGATCTTGGGTGTAGGAGCTTCCCTAGCAGGAGTGATTCTTATCTCCACTGTGGATTTGTCCGGCAAAAGCGATGAGGATAGAGGGTCGTTCCCGCACAAGTCACCTACGCAAATCGCGGTTGGAGATTCGATGGCGCTTCTGAGTGCCGTGATTTATGGTCTTTATGTGACTGTGATGAAGCGCAAGGTCCCGAACGAGGACAAGGTCGATATGCAGCTTTTCTTCGGACTTGTTGGTGTCTTCAACGTGGTTCTCCTTTggcccatcttcttcatcttgcatTGGACAGGCTTGGAGCCG TTTGAACTCCCACCTAGTAGCACACTTTGGGGCATCATTATT TTCAATGCGGTGTCTTCCTTCATCAGCGATATTTCGTGGGCTCTCGCTCTGCTCATGACGACACCCCTTGTGGTGACAGTTGGCCTATCTCTCACAATACCCTTGTCTTTGATTGGCGAGATCTTGCAGTATCAGCAATATTCGAGTTTTACCTATTGGGTTGGTGCTGCAGTTGTTTTTGTTTCATTTATTGTGGTCAGCCGAGAGAGCAACGATGGGGAGGAACCCAAAAGGGACGACGACTTGGAGAGATCGGTGGGAGTTTAA
- a CDS encoding related to chromatin assembly complex, subunit p90 gives MPPYELSPNIQESEATGRKRSHDEFMGNNDGIDTAEDIKLPPLASDQPNGEFALSSASPGERAPSPASSELSDPGTSTPPRLSPSPQTPSKTPITQTTINSTSKPATTLVKRKKLTPAERAERDKESARQKAEKEKENARLKEEREQKAAIRAVEKAQAEAQKAAKAKERDEKRRQKEEEKKRKDDEKKRKEEEEEKKARQQRTLGSFFKVPSTPKKTVDITQPKNATPGDPSPAKLASNLPKTEYEKIFKPFFIKDNTRIAHIGPEMDTETREVKSKILDECIDGQRAGELDPSRFDPARLFSLPSKPPKRGVLHHPVKHIMEQVFRETEKAENAGPEHVEKIMRDTRQKLSKVPMKVISFSQDVRPPYYGTVTFKPFVLGRLNMSQLARTPTARRLPLDYDYDSEAEWQEEEEGEDLDVDDDEEEMDDEDDMDEFLDDSEDAGLSRRIFANTIEPDSTGICFENGSTVTNQVIYDHRMEFMHDGLQQTWGIDPFSAEYWEPEIKNKTLKPTKTTSASDGSSKMPPPPTPANAFSALTGTNSNTGGEPPKLVKSELLDDVKRAILSNKALSKVGIIDFLYHQFRDDVSRTEVKNTVELVAEKIGKGRSKEWALKSGHEIAS, from the exons ATGCCCCCCTATGAACTTTCACCGAACATTCAAGAATCTGAGGCTACTGGCCGTAAGAGAAGTCACGATGAATTCATGGGAAATAATGATGGAATAGACACTGCTGAAGACATCAAGTTGCCGCCTTTGGCTTCCGATCAACCAAACGGAGAATTTG CATTGTCTTCCGCTTCACCTGGGGAAAGAGCCCCTTCACCAGCTTCATCAGAACTGAGTGATCCTGGTACAAGCACTCCTCCTCGCCTGTCTCCGTCTCCTCAAACACCATCTAAGACACCAATCACACAGACGACTATCAACTCGACATCGAAACCTGCTACCACTTTggtcaagaggaagaaattGACGCCTGCTGAAAGGGCCGAGAGGGATAAGGAAAGTGCCAGGCAGAAGgcagaaaaggagaaggagaatgctCGACTCAAAGAAGAACGGGAACAGAAAGCAGCCATCCGAGCAGTTGAGAAAGCTCAGGCTGAAGCTCAGAAGGCAGCTAAAGCTAAAGAGCGTGACGAGAAACGACGtcaaaaggaagaggaaaagaaacgcaaggacgacgagaagaagcgaaaggaagaggaagaggaaaagaaggctcGGCAGCAACGAACACTCGGCTCCTTTTTCAAGGTTCCGAGCACTCCTAAGAAGACTGTCGACATTACTCAACCTAAAAATGCCACGCCAGGAGACCCTAGCCCAGCAAAACTTGCGAGCAACCTACCAAAGACCGAATACGAGAAAatatttaagccttttttcATTAAGGATAACACACGAATTGCCCATATTGGGCCAGAGATGGACACCGAAACACGCGAGGTTAAATCTAAGATCCTGGATGAATGCATCGACGGTCAACGAGCTGGAGAATTGGACCCTTCTCGGTTCGACCCAGCTCGGCTCTTTTCTTTGCCTAGCAAGCCTCCAAAACGAGGCGTACTCCATCATCCAGTTAAGCACATCATGGAGCAAGTCTTCAGAGAGACAGAAAAGGCAGAAAACGCAGGTCCTGAacatgttgagaagatcatgcGAGACACCCGTCAAAAGCTTTCCAAGGTACCCATGAAGGTTATTTCGTTTTCACAAGACGTGCGCCCCCCTTACTATGGAACTGTGACCTTCAAGCCATTCGTACTTGGAAGGCTTAACATGAGCCAGCTGGCCCGAACGCCAACAGCAAGACGACTGCCTCTTGACTACGACTATGATTCGGAAGCCGAGTggcaggaagaagaggaaggggAGGAtctcgatgttgacgatgatgaagaggagatggacgacgaagacgatatGGATGAGTTTCTCGACGATTCGGAAGATGCTGGTTTATCTCGACGAATCTTTGCAAACACCATTGAGCCAGACAGCACCGGGATCTGCTTTGAGAATGGAAGCACCGTGACGAATCAGGTTATCTACGACCACAGGATGGAGTTCATGCATG ATGGACTTCAGCAGACCTGGGGCATTGATCCATTCTCAGCGGAATATTGGGAACCTgaaatcaagaacaagacgcTCAAGCCTACGAAGACTACATCGGCCTCTGATGGTAGCAGCAAGATGCCCCCTCCTCCTACGCCTGCCAATGCATTTTCAGCTTTGACAGGCACTAACAGCAACACCGGTGGTGAACCACCAAAACTCGTCAAGTCTGAGCTACTTGATGACGTGAAGAGAGCTATTTTGAGCAACAAAGCTTTATCCAAGGTTGGAATCATCGACTTTCTCTACCACCAATTTCGGGACGATGTGTCTCGCACTGAGGTGAAGAATACCGTGGAGTTGGTGGCAGAGAAGATCGGTAAAGGACGCTCCAAGGAGTGGGCGCTGAAGAGTGGACATGAGATTGCCTCATGA
- a CDS encoding related to multidrug resistance-associated protein: MDGYNSTACGDSLFGPSVWTKGCRGGFDFTLSFQESILSILPSAIFLALAGPRAFYLFRSPDKTKRHATYTPKLITSALYATLQVVLLALVPSAKKLNTRFSLAAAILNLAAAFAILLLAHVEHVKSVRPSFILTAYLFVSLLFDAARLRTEWLMSLNIAYAATLSTSTIFKLALLVLETVEKRRILISTEKPISKESTSGPFSRGFFVWLNSLLISGWATVLTNNDLPTIYEKLSSEKLAVRFGKSWKKATSKSKKPSLFLTTVTVLRWELLGIIPPRVGMIALSISQPFLVSNALRFLTMPESDSTMNLGYGLIGAFAFVFIGSALLTAWYEHLTFRAGAMVRGGLMTMVYGKIFQLPTDDLGESSAVTLMGNDVETLIEKLHMLLVESWANTLTVGIAMYLLAAQLGAVCVAPIVTAIISLLLTGSIGKMMVARQIKYQKATQDRINLTSEVLGSMKPVKMLGLSERFSSLISQKRDEEIKASKHYRVINVYLNCITNCNIGMTEAITFGAYALAAKFGNGEPFSAAQAITALSILGVMMDPLSHLLGSIPGSFSVFGCFRRMEDFLNLEERIDRRQVNGRSKNTSRSSAESSQPFQETIEATPLKTIPVGADGTRIAIEDGNFHWGENAVLQDINTTFPSHKNGSLTMLVGPVGSGKSSLLKAILGETTSSMGNVFLNTSEVAFCDQTPWVMNATIRSNIVAESKGYDSAWLETVIDACDLTIDLGRLPEGDLTQVGEQGVKLSGGQKQRIAIARALYSRKPVAIFDDVFSGLDKVTEQIIFTRVFGKDGLLRKNGTTIILATHAVNRLPESDFVVVLEKGGRLVEQGTYHELRSGNGYIHDLDISSHDDHDDQPSAKTKPGEESGKTDNKDAVEDEPIEVPSDRSVFMYYFKANGIHNMLTQILLIATAGVITSFRYVWVTWWGDGKGRDSRDIGYWLSIYTVLSAFEGILITLAIAMFLLVCAPVSGKLLHSRLLSAAMGAPLSFLHNSAAGSLINRFSQDLRHVDIILPMAFSIFLFEVAACFGAAGLAMAAVSWFAISIPFVIVVLALIQRFYVRTSKQLRLLEIEHKAPLFSHFLETIDGLATIRAFGWIQPYTDKALSRIDDAQKPAYLLNCIQRWLTLVLDMVVAFLTVILVVFAVTLREKIDPSLLGIALVNMMRLGTNMKGIILNWSLLETSLGAIARIRMFCSSAPNEQKSTEDNDPGELWPRQGSLEVKNLDVQYEQTNEPVLRGLSFSIRPGQKLGLCGRSGSGKSSFVQALLRMAEIVNGQITLDGQDISTVPRYLIRQRLSCLTQDPFVFGDTMRTNLDPCNTASDDEIKSALERVGIWSAIEAKIGDNKDPLDEKMDENFLSHGQRQLFCLARALLKRSSLLVLDEPTSSVDTQTDARMQEVIRTEFSDCTIIMIAHRIDTLLDFDKVAVLDRGSLVEFGAPQELLKDEAGVFARLYRANKGRKTEEQ, translated from the exons ATGGACGGCTACAACTCCACGGCCTGTGGCGATAGCCTCTTTGGGCCCAGCGTTTGGACCAAGGGCTGTCGCGGTGGATTTGATTTCACCT TATCGTTCCAAGAGAGTATCCTCAGCATCCTTCCATCGGCTATTTTCCTTGCACTTGCCGGCCCACGAGCCTTCTACCTCTTTAGGAGTCCAGACAAGACCAAGCGTCACGCGACATATACACCAAAGCTG ATCACTTCCGCTCTATATGCTACTTTACAGGTGGTTTTGTTGGCTTTGGTTCCAtccgccaagaagctcaataCTCGCTTCTCACTAGCTGCGGCCATTCTCAATCTCGCAGCAGCTTTCGCCATTCTTTTGTTGGCTCACGTCGAACATGTCAAGTCTGTTCGACCATCATTCATCCTCACTGCATATTTGTTTGTCTCGCTTCTATTCGACGCCGCGCGGCTTCGCACAGAATGGCTCATGTCACTGAACATCGCGTATGCCGCAACtctttcaacctcgacaaTCTTCAAGTTGGCCTTGCTTGTACTAGAAACAGTTGAGAAACGCAGGATATTGATATCAACTGAAAAGCCAATTTCAAAAGAGAGCACAAGTGGTCCCTTTAGCCGTGGGTTCTTTGTTTGGTTGAACTCACTGCTCATCTCAGGCTGGGCTACTGTTCTGACAAACAACGATCTGCCCACAATCTACGAGAAGCTATCGTCGGAGAAGCTCGCAGTTCGTTTCGGAAAATCCTGGAAGAAAG CCACTTCGAAGAGCAAGAAACCTTCTCTATTTCTGACAACCGTGACCGTTTTGAGATGGGAGCTTCTTGGTATAATACCACCCCGCGTTGGCATGAtcgccttgagcatctctcAGCCCTTTCTTGTCAGCAACGCATTACGATTCCTCACGATGCCCGAGTCTGACTCGACAATGAACTTGGGTTATGGCTTGATAGGTGCATTCGCCTTCGTTTTTATTGGCTCTGCG CTACTCACAGCTTGGTACGAGCATCTGACATTCAGAGCTGGCGCCATGGTTCGGGGTGGCCTTATGACCATGGTTTACGGGAAGATTTTCCAACTTCCTACCGACGACCTCGGCGAGTCTTCAGCTGTTACGCTCATGGGAAATGACGTGGAAACCCTGATTGAAAAACTTCACATGCTCTTGGTTGAATCCTGGGCGAACACTCTCACAGTTGGCATCGCTATGTACCTACTGGCAGCACAGCTCGGCGCTGTTTGTGTTGCTCCTATTGTCACAGCCATCA TCTCCCTCCTCCTTACGGGTTCTATTGGTAAGATGATGGTCGCTCGCCAGATCAAATATCAGAAGGCTACTCAGGACCGCATTAATCTTACTTCTGAGGTTCTCGGCTCAATGAAACCAGTCAAGATGCTTGGATTGTCGGAAAGATTCAGCAGCCTCATTTCTCAGAAacgagatgaagagatcaaaGCCAGTAAACATTACCGTGTGATCAATGTCTACCTGAACTGTATCA CCAACTGCAACATTGGAATGACTGAAGCGATCACTTTCGGCGCATATGCCCTTGCGGCAAAATTCGGAAATGGCGAGCCATTCTCTGCAGCCCAAGCTATCACCGCATTGTCTATCTTGGGTGTCATGATGGATCCTCTATCGCATCTTCTTGGAAGTATCCCGGGATCTTTCTCGGTCTTTGGATGCTTCAGAAGAATGGAGGATTTCCTCAATTTGGAAGAGAGAATTGACCGCCGCCAAGTTAATGGCCGCTCCAAAAATACCTCTAGGTCATCCGCGGAGAGCTCACAGCCCTTCCAAGAAACCATCGAGGCGACTCCGTTGAAAACCATCCCGGTTGGAGCTGATGGAACTCGAATAGCCATAGAGGATGGCAACTTTCACTGGGGCGAGAACGCtgttcttcaagatatcAACACAACTTTTCCGAGTCACAAGAATGGATCACTTACCATGCTTGTCGGTCCCGTTGGTTCCGGTAAATCTAGTCTGCTGAAGGCTATTCTGGGCGAAACTACGTCTTCTATGGGCAATGTATTTCTGAACACATCAGAAGTCGCATTTTGCGACCAGACCCCCTGGGTTATGAATGCAACAATCCGTTCTAATATCGTCGCAGAGTCCAAGGGATACGACAGCGCCTGGCTTGAGACAGTTATCGATGCCTGCGACCTGACCATCGACTTGGGACGGCTTCCTGAAGGAGACCTTACCCAGGTTGGCGAGCAAGGAGTCAAGTTGAGCGGTGGACAGAAGCAACGAATTGCTATAGCTCGTGCTCTATACTCCAGGAAGCCTGTGGCCATATTTGATGATGTGTTTAGTGGACTCGACAAGGTGACTGAGCAGATCATATTTACTCGTGTCTTTGGAAAGGATGGCCTTCTCCGAAAGAACGGCACTACTATTATTTTGGCTACACATGCAG ttaataggCTCCCCGAGTCTGACTTTGTTGTCGTCCTTGAAAAGGGTGGGAGACTTGTTGAGCAAGGAACTTACCATGAGCTGCGATCCGGAAATGGCTATATCCACGATCTTGACATTTCGAGCCACGACGATCACGATGACCAACCTTctgccaagaccaagcctgGAGAGGAAAGCGGCAAGACCGACAACAAAGACgcggttgaagatgaaccgATCGAAGTTCCGAGTGATCGAAGCGTGTTTATGTACTACTTTAAAGCTAATGGAATACACAACATGCTCACCCAGATACTTCTTATCGCCACTGCAGGTGTTATCACATCCTTTCGAT ATGTTTGGGTTACTTGGTGGGGTGATGGGAAAGGTCGTGACAGCAGAGATATTGGCTACTGGCTCAGCATATACACCGTCCTATCTGCTTTCGAGGGCATTCTTATTACGCTTGCCATTGC GATGTTTCTTTTGGTTTGCGCACCCGTTAGTGGAAAACTGCTTCATTCACGACTCTTGAGTGCTGCCATGGGCGCACCTCTATCCTTCCTTCACAACAGTGCGGCGGGATCTCTGATCAATAGATTCAGTCAAGATTTGCGCCATGTTGACATTATTCTCCCTATGGCGTtttccatcttcctctttg AGGTTGCTGCATGCTTCGGtgctgctggtcttgctATGGCAGCTGTCAGCTGGTTTGCCATCTCGATTCCATTTGTTATCGTTGTGCTTGCCCTCATCCAGCGTTTCTACGTCCGAACATCCAAACAACTCCGCCTTCTGGA AATCGAACACAAGGCGCCGCTGTTCTCACATTTCCTTGAGACTATCGACGGACTCGCCACAATTCGAGCCTTTGGCTGGATTCAGCCGTATACTGACAAGGCGCTGAGTCGAATTGACGATGCCCAGAAACCAGCTTATCTCCTCAACTGTATTCAACGATGGCTGACTCTGGTTCTCGATATGGTGGTAGCATTCTTAACGGTAATTCTTGTTGTTTTTGCTGTGACCCTCCGCGAGAAGATTGACCCCTCGCTATTGGGTATCGCACTGGTCAACATGATGCGGCTTGGCACCAACATGAAGGGCATAATTTTGAATTGGTCCCTCCTTGAGACATCACTTGGAGCTATTGCGCGCATTCGCAtgttctgttcttctgcGCCAAACGAACAAAAGTCAACCGAAGACAATGATCCAGGGGAATTGTGGCCGAGACAAGGCAGTCTTGAAGTCAAGAATCTGGATGTTCAGTATGA GCAAACTAATGAACCTGTGCTGCGTGGGCTTTCGTTTAGCATCAGACCTGGACAAAAGCTTGGTCTTTGCGGTCGAAGTGGAAGTGGGAAGAGTTCTTTCGTCCAAGCCCTTCTTCGCATGGCAGAGATCGTCAATGGCCAGATCACTCTTGATGGGCAAGATATTTCGACGGTACCTAGATACCTGATCCGCCAGCGTCTGAGCTGTTTGACGCAGGATCCATTTGTCTTTGGCGATACCATGCGAACCAATCTTGACCCATGCAATACGGCgtcagatgatgagatcaaaaGCGCCCTCGAGCGAGTTGGTATCTGGTCTGCCATCGAAGCCAAGATCGGCGACAACAAGGATCctcttgatgagaagatggatgagaaCTTTTTGTCCCATGGACAGCGCCAGCTTTTCTGTCTTGCAAGagccttgttgaagagaagtTCACTGCTCGTTCTTGATGAGCCGACAAGCAG CGTCGATACACAAACAGACGCAAGGATGCAAGAGGTCATCCGTACCGAGTTCTCTGACTGTACGATTATCATGATCGCTCATCGCATTGATACACTGCTCGACTTTGACAAAGTTGCTGTATTGGACAGGGGTTCTTTGGTTGAATTTGGAGCTCCTCAGGAGTTGTTGAAAGACGAGGCTGGTGTATTTGCAAGATTGTACCGGGCGAATAAGGGGAGGAAGACTGAGGAGCAGTGA